The sequence AGCATTATGAAATGTGGCATGAAAAAGGCCACCTAAAAAAGATAGAACTAACAGCCACATACATAGTCTATTGGTCATAATCACTGGATACAGTAATGGTTTGCatatggccacatagcgatcatatgcCATAGTTGCCAACAGAAAACATTCCGTGGTTACACAGATTGCAAAGGAAAAGAACTGTACAACACATTCAGAGAAAGAGATCATTTTGCTCTTGGCAAAGAAGTTGACCAGCATGTTGGGGGTCACTGTGGATGATAACCAAGTATCCACAAAGGCCAAGTTCCCAAGGAATAAGTACATGGGGATATGAAGGTGAGGGTCATTGCAGATGAGGGCAATCAGACCAAGGTTTCCAAGGAGAGTGATGAGGTATATCATCGAGAAGAGCAGGAACAGGGGGATTTGCCACTCTGACTGATACTTAAGTCCTGTGAGAACAAACTCTGTCAGTTCTGTTGCATTTTTTGCTTCCATGTGTTTAATAGATGGCCTCTGAAATACAATGTGATAAATGTAAAGTGAatatctataatttaaaaaagaaaattcagtaagGGTAATATAAATAGAACCATGCACTAGCCTGAATGTCCTTATTTTATCTAATCTTACTAAAGTAGAGGAGAAGTTTTGAGGAAGTTATGTTGGAAAAATGCAATTACTTTAGTTGAAAATATGTACAGCCATGAACatatataagggaaaagaaagccaTTCTGAATGTGAGCAAATTTAAGGGGAAATTTTTGAAGGGGGTAAAGAAACCTTGTTTTTAGTATATGGATGTATCATCAAAGGGAGGATGATAGAAGGACCTGGATTATAACATGAATTTATGCTACATGAAACTTTACTAAATTGTATTCCTTTGGAACATACAAacactgaaattttttgaaataggaGGAGGCATCTTCTagtattgtttttaattaaataggtGTTTGCAGACAATAGCCTTCAGGGAAAATAACATGGTTTCAGAAATGCTAATcaagaagcttttgcacagcaaaggaaaccaaaaagaaaacaaaaagacaacttacagaatgggagaaaatagtttcaaatgatgcaacggacaagggtttaatctctagaatatataagcaacttatacaacttaacagcaaaaaaagccaatcaatcaatggaaaaatgggcaaaagacctgaatcgactgttctccaaggatgatatacagatggccaacaaacacatgaaaaaatgctcaacatcgctgattataagagaaatgcaaatcaaaactaccatgagataccaccttacaccagtcagaatggccatcattaataaatccacaaataacaagagctggaggggctgtggagaaaagggaaccctcctgcactgctggtgggaatgtcaactggtacagccactatggagaacagtttggagataccttagaaatctatacatagaacttccatatgaccctgcaatcccactcttgggcatctatccggacaaagctctacctaaaagagacacatgcacccgcatgttcattgcagcagtattcacaatagccaggacatggaaacaacccaaatgtccatcgacagatgattggattcggaagaggtggtatatatacacaatggaatactactcagccataaaaaaggatgacatcatgccatttgcagcaacatggatggaactagagaatctcatcctgagtgaaatgagccagaaagacaaagacaaataccgtatgatatcacttataactggaatctaatatccagaacaaatgaacatctcctcagaaaagaaaatcatggacttggagaagagacttttggttgcctgatgggagggggagggaatgggagggatcgggagcttgggcttatcagacacaacctagaatagatttacaaggagatcctgctgaatagcattgagaactatgtctagatactcatgttgcaacagaagaaagggtgggggaaaaaactgtaattgcaatgtatacatgtaaggataacctgacccccttgctgtatacactgggaaaataaaaaaaaaaaaaaaaaaaaagtagctgtgACTATAGTCCCATGATTCTAAAACCAGATTGCATATCAGAATCTTCTGGAGGAGGTTCTGGGACAAAATACAGATTCTGAggtgttataaaaattaattgagtAGATCATGAATGTCATCTAGTACAATGCATATTTAAAATGCTTCCTAGGtgattaaaatatatgtgaaacaCTTAGACTCTGTGAATTTTTTGGAGATGATGAGGAATTAAAAGTAACTGTTCAGTTAAATCAGAACATAGAGTCACTTGAACTGGCAAAACATCGGATGTGAGGGGGGTGCTTAGGAAAGATAGAATCACTTGATGATTTAGTAGATCATCTATtagcatgtattttaaaaatgcttcctaGGCAATTAAACTATtgcaaaattcttattttctgcCTGATTTGTCTTTAGGATGATGTGGAACTAAAGATAATCATTCAAATAAATAGGAACAGAGTCACTTGCACGGGTGACATATTAGATATGAAGGGGTGCTTACTAAAGAGAGAATCACTTGATGACTCAGTAGAAAGTCACTAAATATGGAGATGAAAACTCAGATGCAGTGGCAAGTTTTTACAAGGAGCATTCCCCACATCCATGTGATACATCCTTAGCATTATGATTCCACAAGTGCTTAATAGGGATAATCATTTGGTGGCTGAGGTGATTAAAAGCAAAGTATATATGTCCTACCCATTGGACAAAGGGCATAAAGGAGGAAGGCATGAAAATGAACTTGAAGAAGTTATAGTAAAGACATTAGCAATGGATATACATCATTTATTAGATAGATACCATGAGTGTCTTTTCTACTACTTGAGTCTTTGTGGCAGACAAAAGTCGTCATCTACTGAACATGCCAATACGTCTAGAAACTGATTTTAATCTTGCACTGAGAGTGAGGGGACTAAATCTAGGGCTAGCAACTCGAACTCATGTAACTGGATTTGCAATATGAAGAGGGGAGAAAGAAGTCAAATATGGACCAAAGAGATTTTTGGCTGCAAGTCAACTAGGCATACAAGACACCAAAATGCATTCTGTGCCCAAGACAGTGGCATTGTCAATGTGAGTTGTGACATTTGAGATCAACTCTTATTGAGCTAGAGTTGGAACAAGATTTTGGGTTTTGGCTATCTAGTTTCATTCTGTGTGTCTTACCCACTTCACCAGTGAATTCCCCCAACTACCCTAGCAATTCTTTGTTTGAGCCAATTTCCATTCAGTTTACTCATAGTGTCTTGAAACCCAGAGCTCTGGCTTactcaaaaggagaaaaggaaaggcaagaaaaagctACTGAGCAGAGTGACCAGAAAAGCAGGAGGGAACTGGAAAAGGGAGACTTGAGATCTTAAAGAGAGGAATATTCAGGAAAGACAAAGGCAAGCATGTTACCTCAGGCAAAATAAATCTCCTGATGAGATAACAACTGAACAGAGGTCACTGTGGGAAATAAGAGACACTCAATGGCTTTAGTGAGAGCAGATTGCATTTTCTGATAGAGTTGAAGTCATAGaataatgagaaaatgaataGGAAGAAAGGGCACAGCAGtgagagaatgaaataaagttaTCTAAGATGTGGAGGACAGATGTGGATTTCTTGTCTTGTGGAACAGTGTCATGAAAGTTCTCAGAAAAGAGAGAGGCAGGCATTGAAAGGAAAGAGGATAAGGAATGTAATGGgaaatttggaaggaaaaaaaaaaaaaaagccaagaagccAAAGAAACAAGGGGCCAGAGATAGGTAAGTGTAGGAAAGACGAGGCagtgaagagggagagaggaattaTCAAAGAAAGGATGAGAATGAAATAAAGGGAAAGGCCTAAAGGCGGGGCCTAAATATTTGTCTTAAATCTGATTTTCATTAAAAGTTGTCAGCACTGGGAATCCTGTCTTTATCTTTCATTCAAAATcccaagtttattttcttatgaaatagaggtgttcattttccttttactttataaATTTGTATCATTAATAAATGTGCTACCAATGCCCAGTATCTTTATTATTACTGTGATGAAAGCTGACTTTCTTTAGAAATCCTGCTGGGTTTACTTGACAGCTTTGCCTCCTCTCTAGttttatagaaggaaaaaaattgagcCCAGTCCTAAAATATTAAAGCAGGCAATACAAATGATGGCAGTAGCTTCAGTTGTAATATGTAGATTTATTTGAATTGGCTTCCTTCCATGCAAATCCCAAATAACTAATCAAAATTTCAATTTAATATGTGGTTATTTACAAAGAAgtattattgtatatatttatatagacacatacatatacacccattctgtgtgtttgaatatataatgtatatgtatgtatagagtgtgtgtatataaatatacaaccATTTTCATTATATGTATGAAAATAtgtcaatgaaattattttaatttccaaaattaaaatgtatgtcaacaaaattgttttaatttccaaagaaattacTGTCAGAATTGGGTTAAAGGATATAGAGGTGACAATTTaagtgattttctttaaaatttgttcagAGCATGTGGTTAATTTAAAGGAATTTATGGTTTGAACAGAATTGTCAGAAAGATTTCTTATGTAGGAAACATTGTGACCTAACTCTCTAAACTCACCCTTAATTTGTTTAACATTCTGTTTCACCAAAATTTATCCTAATTATCCAATAGAATAATCCTGATTATTCTAATCAGATGATTGTATATcattaaatagtaaaatatagtCTTAGTACTATTTTGCTTATCTAGGCTTtactcataataaaaaaaaatacagattattcACTATAGGTTTTCCATTTTCAACTGATTCATTTGGCATTTTGTAGaccaaatcaaaactattataaatttaattgtatttttaactttctataaAAATATAGTGAATATTATAGAAATCATTCTCTCTTACCAATAGCTAGTAAATGGTTGAGATCCTTTTAGTGTTTGCTTTGAggtagaaaataatataagagcACTGCACTGCTAGTTACATAGGCAGCAATAGTTTACACACTAATTCAATTTGGAGGCTTCATTATCCAAGctcaagaaaatattaacttACATGAATTTGTTTTGAACACAAGAGATGACCAGTTGTGCAACTCTCTGCTTTtgccagaagaggaaagaaggaagagttgAAATTCTCCTGATAATACCCATGGACTCCCATTAGGACAAACCTGAGCTTTTCTCTTGGGCATTGTTGGACTTGGACATTTTTGAGAAATCCAGGTGGTTCCACAGGGCATTCATTACAGGCTCTGAAATCATGAACAGCAGTCATTGTAGACAGATCCAGTTTTAACAACTGGAGTTGTACCTTGTGCCATTACTTTCCCCTGCAGATGGCACTCTGCAAACTCCAGGGTATCTATAAATTTTGGTCCTCTGATGACTTTGCTCAGTATGAGTTTCTCTGAGCTAATCACACACGATTTTAAGGAGACCAAGGTTCTAGAGTCCCTTCAGCTGGCAACTTTAAGAAAGTTGACTTTCCCTTGTAAGTGTATCTCTGTTCCAGATCTACATGATCAGAGAGAACCTAGGTTATTGGAAAAGCACAACATGATAAATGGGACTTGCAGAGAGGGATGAAGGAGGAGCCAGGTAGGGTCAGAGAGGCCAGCATATGTGAGTAACACAGTATCTGGAGGCTAGGTGATGGAGTTTGTTTTCTACCTTAATTTAGAGGAAAATTATCGAGGGATGAATGTCTTCAGATTTGCTTTTTGTGCAATAACACAGTTGTCAGTGAACACCTGTTCAGAAAATGAAACatagtaattttatttctgacattttgatgtcatatctgaatagaaaaaaaagtgtttactcTCCACATGGGACTTCCTTGGCTAGATAGGAGTATAGCAACAGCATCATTTCCGCTATTCTGCTTCCTTACAATTTTAATGGAGAAGTCCAAACTACAAGATAAAATAAGTGTGGAGTGGGGAATGTGATGTGCAGAGCTTAGGATCCACATAATCAACAGTGGACTTAACTACACTGACCCCTTCATTTCTGTGTAATTACTGTCTAAATCATTCAGTTGCTTCTCTGTGAGCCAAAAGGTCTGTATTGCTGCTTTCAATATGGGCAGTCTTTgcaattttagtcattttagtaGGTAACATGTCTTTGTGcttcatttgcatttcattaCTGGCTAATTATGTAGAGCCTCTTTTTGCATTCTACTTTGAtatctgtttatctttttggggGAGGTGTTTGTCCAGGTATTTTACCCAAtctttaattggattatttatcTTTGGATTATGAGTTTGGGAGAGCTTCATATATCCTCTACAGAAGCTTTTATCAGatttgtaaatattataaaaatcacACTACTCTGTTATATTGATAACATTATGCTGATTGGTCTTCGTGAGCAAGAGGTAATACTTATTGGTGAGACATTCATAAGGAAGAGGtggtaaacaaatctgacaacaATTCATGGATCTTCAACATCAGGGAACTACTTTATGGGTCCAAATATATGGAGCAGGCTGAGATAATCCTTCTAAAGTGAAGAATAGGTTGCTACTTTCAGCCCTGAAACCAAAAGAGAGGCACAACACATAATGTGCCTCTGTGAATTTTGGAGGCAATATTAGCCTTATTTGGATGAGTTACTCCAGTCCATTTACCAAGTTACTGGGAGCTACTTTTGTGTGGGGCTCAGAGCTAGAGAAGGTTTTCCACATGTCTAGGCTGCAGTGCAAGCTGTTCTACCACTTGGGCCACATCCAGCATAACCAGTAGGGTTGCAACAGCAGTGGCAGATGCTCAGGTCCTTTAATGGGCCTCGAAAGGTGGATCACACTACAAGCCCTTAGACATTTGAGCAAAGTGCTGTCACCCTCTGGATAACTACCATACTATATAGAAGCAGCTCTTGGCCTGCTAAAGGGCCTTAGTAGCAAACGAGTGATTACCTGTGAGCTGCCAAGTTGCCATGGTACCAGAGCTGCCCTTGACAGACTAAATGTTATCTGACCCACTATCCATAAATTTGGGTAGGCACAGAAGCATTCCTTCATCAAATGGAAGTAGTATAAACTTGATCAAGCACAAAGAGGCCCTGAAAGCACAGCTTGGTTCCATGAAAAAGTGGTCCAAATGTCACTGGCCTCCCGTCCTGCTACAAAGACTTCTGTCTCCCAGACTATCCCTGAGGCCTCTTAGGGAGTCCTGTATGGTGAGTTAACAGAGAAGAGAAGACTGGGTCATGATTTACAGATGGTCCTGCATGATATGCTGGCACCATCATGAAGAGGAAGCTGTTGCACTAGAGCTCCTCTCTGTGATATTCCAGGAGGAGAGTTGTGAAGGGAGCACCTTCCCATTGGAAGAACTTCAAGCATTGCATTGAGTTTTCCCCTTATTTTGGAAGGAGAACTGGGCAGATGTAGGATCATATACCAATACATCACCTGTGGCCAGTTGTTGATTTGATGTTCAGGGACTTTGAAGGAATATGGCTGGAAAATGATGGCAAGGAAATATAGGAAGAGTTATGTTAGTAAGTCTCTCTGAATGGGCaaaaaaacatgaagatattTGTGCTTTATGTGCTTGGCAAAAAATGTGACCTCAGCAGGAAAGGATTTTATCATCAAGTGACGAAGTTACAGAAACTAGTCAGTCTTTCTCAGGCAACCTTCGACAACACAAAACAGGCTCATAAACAAAGAGACCAGGGAGGCAGGATAGAGATTTTTGCATGGAATTGACACCCTTGACTTCCACGTACTAGAGCCAACCTGACTTGGACCACTCCTGAGATCCCCATCAGCCAGTAGCAGAGACCATCAttgagttcctgatgtggcaccaTTGATTGGAGTGATCAACTAGATACATGGTGGCAACTTTATTAGTTTGGAGAACTACAATCATGAAAGTAGaagtgtttgttgttgttattggaaTAGACGCTTATTCTAGATATATGCACTTCCCTGATATCAATGCTTCTGCCAAAATTATCATCCTTGGTCCTATAAAATTCCTTAGCCACTGTCATAGTATTCCTAACCACCCTAATTCTGATCAAAGAATTCACTTCACAGTAAAACAGTTGTGGCAATGTGCCCATGCTTGTGGAATTCACTGGTCTTTCCTCACATCACACTGTTTTGAAGCACAAAGTTTGACAGAATTTGGAGCAGCCCTCTTAAAGACTGAGTTGTAGCAGAACCAGATATCAATATCTTGCAAGGCTAGGGCAAAGATCTCCAGAAGACTGAGAATTTCTGAACCAATTTCTAGTACATGGCACTGTTCCTACTATAGCTAGAATTCTTGGATCTAGGAATCAAAGGGCAACAGTCACTATTGCCCTTAATGCCCCACtacaaaatatttgtttcctGTTCTCATGAGTTTATTCCCTACTGGTCTTGAGGAATCACtcccagagggaggagggctTGCCCCAGGGCTCACAGCAATGATTCATTTGGGCTGAAAGTTGGCTGCCACTCAGTCCCTTTAGTTCCACATTCCTTTGAATCATCAGACAAAGCAGAGTGTTAATATACTGGCTGAGATGATTTATGATAGCTAACGAGGGGAAGCTCAATTAGAGCTCCACAGAATGAGTAAGGAAGCATACATCTGGAATACAGATGTTCCTCAATGGTGTCTCTCAGCATTTTCAATCCTGTAATGAAGGTCAATGGAAAACTTCAACAAAGCAGTGCAGACGGTTGCTCTAATGGACTagattcttcaaaaatgaaaggtTACCCTACCAAGTGAAAAACCATGTGTAGCTGTGGTGCTTGCTGAAGGACAGCCAGTACCTGTCActttctgtcttctgtctctAGTTTTTCAGGGACCCTCTCATCCTTTGTAATTCTGTGAGCCATTATCTCGTAATAGATGTCTTGAGATGGTAGAGAGACGATGGAGATAGATCAGTCTTTTTGGTTCTGTTACTCTGTATAAGCAGGACTCTAAAAAGAAACTCATTGTACATTTAGTGAACTTATTGTGTCTTGAAAATTATGGGAAATAGCATGAGGCAACTGTGGACTCTTGCTCTAAAGATTCTCACTACCTTCTCAGAATAGGCAAGCTTCAGATatgaaaattttttgaaaagcatGCTCTAAAAGCTGATCTAGCTtggtaattatttttcaaaaggaattgTGACACCTCCCATTAACCTTACTAAAAGCAGGCAATGAGGTTTTTATTGGCTGTCACCACTATCAAgtgtgaaaaaattaatttttcattaaacaaaaaagtcttttttaaagagTCCACAatacttcatcttttaaaatgtatgcctCATCTGTGTCCTTTTGTCTAAAAGTGGGAGGTAAGAATAAAATGAGGGTGGAaactttcagaatattttcaaagtgctGAGTAAGTAGGCAATAGAGGATATGTAGACACTCCTTTCTGTCTGCTCTCTAAATATCTTGATACTATAACAGTTTTGCTTTACTGATTATTTTAACTCGTGGCATCTTAGCTTAGGCTGCTATGTAGAATATCATAGATCGTTTGGCCTTATGTCACAGACAAGTACTTTTTACATTCTGGAGGACAGGAAGCTCAGGAAGGAATGGCCCACAGATCCTCTACCTGGTGTGAACTTGCTTTAGGGCCTGCAGCAGCCTGCCTTCTCACATGGCCTCTCCTGGCCGAATACCCCTGTAGAGAGAGAGCTCTCTTGTCTCTTTATCTTCTTATAAGGAAATTAATTCCATCATGAAAGCCTTACCCTTGTGATCTAATCTAAGGATAATTACCTCCTGAAACCTCACTTCAAATGTTGCCACATTCAACAGTTAGAACTTCAATTTATGATTTGAGGGGACCCCAACATTCAGTCCCCACAGTGATTTGCACTGTGTAGTcccatcagtctaaagtcttttacCCAGAGGTTGATAatttccagatcacttagctgtttttctgttttttttttccctttctcccttatcAGAGTTAtcgttctctgccttttcatttttatagccttTTGGTGTCacctcctttttgcagacaatggagttgtagcctctcttacttctgatgtctgcttcccttgtggctgaacttggtatgggggctttctgtaggcttcctgattggagggaatgctcactggtaggt is a genomic window of Sus scrofa isolate TJ Tabasco breed Duroc chromosome 13, Sscrofa11.1, whole genome shotgun sequence containing:
- the LOC100621954 gene encoding olfactory receptor 5H8-like, encoding MEAKNATELTEFVLTGLKYQSEWQIPLFLLFSMIYLITLLGNLGLIALICNDPHLHIPMYLFLGNLAFVDTWLSSTVTPNMLVNFFAKSKMISFSECVVQFFSFAICVTTECFLLATMAYDRYVAICKPLLYPVIMTNRLCMWLLVLSFLGGLFHATFHNAFLFRLTFCDSIIIHHFYCDIIPLFKISCTDPSINYLMVFIFAGIIQAFTISVVLVSYTFVFFTVLKKRSLQGIRKAFSTCGAHLLSVSLYYGPLLFMYVLPGSAQENDGDMMDSLFYTVIIPFLNSIIYSLRNKKVIDSLTKMLKRNV